ttacatggattttacatagaaaatttaCAACgcgtttacaacgaatttaggtaagttaaagcacattgaatacacgttttcacctttaTATAACGGTAACACGATTCGtcgtaatgtcgatgtaacgtttacaactatttcgcattccacgtactttcgtcgtaaacttacattgactttacgacgaaaacgtttcgtcgtaaattaccatggagtttacgacgaagttatgtctcgtcgtaattgcgttgtaaagcgtatgtaaatttacgaggaaattatttcctcgtaaaacgccgttgttactgctacgttttcttgtagtgcgttGACATCTCTGGTTTGCATGGCAAATTATTGTAAGCATCATTAATTATCTTAATCAATAAGAGATTCTTAAAAATATCTTATCAAATGTGAGGAAATTAATATTGAAATGTGGAAAATTAGGGAAAAGACGTGTGGGTTGTGTATGTTTAACAAATGAGTTCATGATGTGAGCAAATGccgtcattttttttttgcattactTGAGGATGAGGACATTCTTACATCTTTTCGAACTTTTGGTGTCACCAAATCTTATTCACCTGGAGTACGttggtaaataaaaaaattattgttcatGATATTGTGCAAGCACATGAATGTCTGTACTATCAAACGACACCTAATAACTAATTAGTAGGCAtaagtttcaaacaaaaaaaaactaattagtaGGCACATTATGTTCCTAATTAGCTGTCATCTTTATACGTTTACTAGTTATTATTCGTACTGTTTCTTCAATAACTTTGATACgcattactattatttttatgatattaaaACTTGGATGATCTGGtgttcaaaaaattaaaaaacttcGATGATTATACTATAACAGGACTAATTACAAACTATTACGTCGCAAATGATCTGATAGCAGTTTGCTTAGGATGTTCTGTTAGGAACATTTACCAAAATACTTAGAAACTGTAACCTTAGCTAAGGTTGATAACGTTCTCTCACAAAGcaaaacaccaaaatatttcaaaacagAAGGCTAAGGTTGATCCAAGACAAAAGCTCCATAAGTTTAGAGACGCATAAAAATTGAGATCATAATATATCTCCCCCCGAAAAGTGATCCACATGACATCTGCGTGCTCCTTCAATCCAGCCGTTCCATCTGCAGACAAAGCATGCAATACACATTTTAAACGTTTGCTTTTGTGTTCTTCGAAAATTGATTAAGCAGAGTCTCCACAAATCCTTTAATTGACTCGATGTAAGAGGGGAATAGTACCTTCCAGAGGCCGTCGTTGAGGTAATGCATGTTGTCCACTCCGATTCCTTTGTTGATGCTCTTACTGTGAACAAATACACAAGCAAAACCAAATAAGACATGTCACAACACAAACATAGACCACATAGTCAGAAAACACTTGTACTAAACTAGCATCAACAAAGACCAACTCATAAAGAAATTGAACTTACATGTCCTTGGCTGACATTTTGGTGAAGCCTATTGCTAAGGCATGTTGCTTTCCTTCTGCATATATGGCCTAAACAAATACAGACTCATGGTTTAAGAACAacgcaaacaaaaaaagaaagaaagatagcACCCTTAGAAAGAGTTCTTTTTGTGTGTTCATACCACTGGTCTTTCTGAGTCAACTTCTTCATCAAGAACGCCTCCAGGGGATGTAAGACCAGGACACATTATGTTTGCACCAGAGAAAACAAACTTTATTGCACCTCTATCAACTTGAAACCTCTGCATTATATTTGGGTCTGCAAAACTCCAAACATTCAAGTACCAAATTGACATTCTCGGCTAGCtgattaaaatcaaattttctttcTGTTGGTCTATATGTGAGATATACAGGAACAcagtatttttaaaaacattgcttACTTTTCTGGTAACAGTATATACTAAATTAATGTGCATGGCTAACCAACCATACATGGACCTTTGTTTATATAATTCAGTTGCATGAGCAAAGAAAACGAAACAACAGCTAAGAGAAATTAAATTCCAAATAAGTCATAAGAACTTTCTGAACTTTCTGAAATATTCACTCTATATCCAGTATTTGAACCACAGACAATATCTACTGCAGAACACAGTACAACTAACAGGTGATTATTTCATTTGTTAGACTAAAGACCAAGAGATGTTATACTGTGAAAACAAGAACATAAAGCATAGAGGGTGTGAAGAAAGAGTGAGGTTACATTGATGAAGAAGCCGCAGTGTTGGCATGTATGGCCCGTCCCGGATACAGAAGAAGAGGGGCACATTGTTGACAACAACTAGGGTAAGATGGTTTGGGCTGCACAAGAGATATAATCATTAATACTGCAAGTGAATAAAGAAAGTTCAGTAAACATAGAACTGATATATGATATGAGTTTGTTAGTTTACGAACCACTTCACTACAATGAGAGGAGACTTTTTGGGAAGTAGATCCTCCATCACTGTTTCAAGTCCCGGGTACTGCAACATTCAAACAACATAGAATCATAACACGTTTAAGATGGGATAAAAGACAGATAAAACAAGAGGTATACCTCATCTTGAATGCTCTGGCGAATCCTACGTTGAACTGAAGCCTTTACTTGGTTTTGCGATGAAACCTCCTCCAATGAAAACCTAAGTTAcaaatagttaatataccgtatacacaataataaattaaatttaaatagatCTAAAAGCCAGTCCAAGTAAAAGACTCTCTCATAGAAAAAATACCACCTAAACTTGActgtagcaaaaaaaaaaaaatagacttaTACACAACAGACTCAATAGGAAGGTGTAGCAATGCTACTGGAGAAACACATAATCATCAGTGATGGTTCTGAGATTAGGCTGTGTCCAGTAATGACTACAACTTAACAAAGACTACAACATAAAAGGTATAAAAAATATTGCTGGTATTGCTTTACAACACTAAAGAATTCAATTGATTTcatgaaaatatcaaaataataataatgcttaagatacaaaaaaatggttttttATAACAAAGGAGAGATGCTTACTTCTTAAACATGCTGGCTGATGGTAAGTTTAGGAGATTGGCAGCTGAAAAATAATCTGTGGGTAAAAATCGAAGTTGATAATTGAGATTTTTAGGACATAACTCAACAAGTAATCAGACAGGAACTGTCCGAACAGAACAGAGGAACTTACCGAGTGAGAGATATCGAATACGGTGTCACGTCGACAGAGACGGAGGATGAACTAATCTAGTGTTCCCGTTTTCTACCAAAACGACTGTGTTTTGAGATAACCTAGGAAACGAACGAAAGACCCGCTGGTCCGGATCCAATTGGATAAAGCCCATATAGTAGCCCGAGACAGCCCAACTTTTCAAGGCTTGTAGAACTCAATAATGGGCTCACTACAACAATCTCCACCTTTGTCAAGAAATTAGATCCAACGGCTGACAGAGTTGGTTACGAACGTGACTCATATAAACGGGCCTGTAACTGGGCCTGGACTATAAACCGGGTCAACCCGAAGTCCGGACCCATCATTTCATCTCTCCCAGCATCGCTAAATCCTCTGGTATCCACTCTCCAACGAGTCCATTCTCTCGAGCTTTCGTTCTTTGACCATGGCGTCTTGCTTGCAAGCATCGATGAACTCTCTACTTCCACGctcttctcctcctctctctTTGAACTCGTCCGGGAGGAGAAACTCGAAGGCCTTTCGCGTCAAAGCCGCTGCCAAAATCCCTATGCCTCCGATTAACCCCAACGATCCTTTCCTCTCGAAGCTCGCTTCCGTCGCCGCGCAATCGCCCGAGAGACTTATCGCTCGGCCGTTAAACGCCGATACGCCGCCGTATCTTGACATCTTCGATTCGCCTCAGCTCATGTCTTCTCCTGCTCAGGTTGAACTCATCTCTTCCCAATTCCAATCCCTAGATGATGGATTCATAGGCTATTTGTACTCTAATCGTCAAGCCTTAAGCCTTATCTTCATTATCTTCATTATGTTCTTGAGTTTAGAAGTTAAACGGTGATTTATTCGAGACTGAGTTAATAGGATTTGATGAGATTGATAGTCGCTACATCGTTTGATTCGTTGCTTCATCATATCTGGTGACGGAATCTAATTGTTGAAATTAGGTTGAAAGATCGGTGGCGTATAACGAGCACAGGCCAAGGACTCCTCCACCAGACTTGCCATCTATGCTTCTTGACGGGAGAATTGTTTACATTGGCATGCCTGTAAGTGATTCTTTAGTGGGGGAATGTATAGATTGAGAGTAGTGTTGTGGTGcttactgaatttttttttaattttcagctCGTGCCGGCGGTT
The sequence above is drawn from the Brassica napus cultivar Da-Ae chromosome A8, Da-Ae, whole genome shotgun sequence genome and encodes:
- the LOC106362342 gene encoding malignant T-cell-amplified sequence 1 homolog, with amino-acid sequence MFKKFSLEEVSSQNQVKASVQRRIRQSIQDEYPGLETVMEDLLPKKSPLIVVKCPNHLTLVVVNNVPLFFCIRDGPYMPTLRLLHQYPNIMQRFQVDRGAIKFVFSGANIMCPGLTSPGGVLDEEVDSERPVAIYAEGKQHALAIGFTKMSAKDIKSINKGIGVDNMHYLNDGLWKMERLD